From a single Rhodococcus qingshengii JCM 15477 genomic region:
- a CDS encoding TetR family transcriptional regulator — translation MAGGDKADQSVVERSSVTGRRTTPSQRARFRRIVDAAMESASEGGYDAVQMRSVADRAGVAIGTVYRYFPSKNHMLVVALLWMFEGLRDRFQDFVIPGETPSDRILFVLRKNTEVLETDHLRYEALVRAYMFADASATPELNALGGVVTEMFAKAIGVEEVSQQQLDAVKVIDDVWMSSLVSWVAGRMTTDEVMAHLELAVRLVFRKLGG, via the coding sequence ATGGCAGGTGGCGACAAGGCAGACCAGTCGGTGGTCGAACGTAGCTCGGTGACCGGACGTCGTACGACGCCGTCGCAGCGAGCGCGTTTTCGCCGGATTGTCGACGCCGCAATGGAATCCGCCTCCGAAGGCGGCTACGACGCGGTGCAGATGCGATCGGTGGCCGATCGCGCCGGCGTCGCGATCGGCACTGTTTACCGGTATTTCCCGTCCAAGAACCACATGCTTGTCGTCGCATTGTTGTGGATGTTCGAGGGTTTGCGTGACAGATTCCAAGACTTTGTAATCCCGGGCGAGACTCCGTCGGACCGGATTCTGTTTGTGCTGCGCAAGAATACGGAGGTCCTCGAGACCGATCACCTCCGTTACGAAGCGTTGGTTCGGGCGTACATGTTCGCGGACGCGTCGGCGACCCCGGAACTCAACGCGCTCGGTGGGGTCGTGACCGAGATGTTCGCGAAGGCGATCGGTGTCGAGGAAGTCTCGCAGCAGCAGTTGGACGCGGTGAAGGTGATCGACGACGTCTGGATGTCGAGTCTCGTCTCGTGGGTTGCGGGCCGGATGACGACGGACGAGGTGATGGCGCACCTGGAACTTGCCGTGCGACTGGTCTTTCGCAAGTTGGGCGGATAG
- a CDS encoding SDR family NAD(P)-dependent oxidoreductase gives MSAVRTAFVSGGTGGIGSAIALTLAERGHDVAFTYRNNKGAAEQLSEQIRAHGVRAHSYSLDLTDELSISAAVNDAVDDLGTLTTLVHAAGPHVPMTHLSRVTPAFFTEQLNQEAAAFFTLVHTALPALRASSGSVVAVTTAATDRFPVRDGLSAGTKGAVEQLVRGFAAEEGRYGVRFNAVGPGMLTDGMAERLISSAELDQGALDVTMSRIPLKRFGSAADIAEAVCFLASDAAGFISGQKLNVDGGYTV, from the coding sequence GTGAGCGCAGTACGCACCGCTTTTGTCAGCGGCGGAACCGGTGGAATCGGGTCGGCGATAGCCCTGACCCTTGCCGAACGCGGACACGACGTCGCCTTCACCTACCGAAACAACAAGGGCGCTGCCGAGCAACTGAGCGAGCAGATTCGAGCGCATGGCGTGCGCGCCCACTCGTACTCTCTCGACTTGACCGACGAGTTGTCGATCAGCGCCGCCGTCAACGATGCGGTCGATGATCTGGGCACATTGACGACGCTGGTCCACGCTGCGGGACCGCACGTCCCGATGACGCACCTCTCACGTGTGACGCCGGCGTTCTTCACCGAACAACTCAACCAGGAGGCCGCGGCGTTCTTCACCCTCGTCCACACCGCCCTGCCTGCGCTGCGTGCATCCTCGGGTTCGGTGGTGGCGGTGACAACCGCGGCAACGGATCGCTTTCCCGTGCGCGACGGACTCTCCGCTGGCACCAAAGGGGCTGTCGAACAACTTGTTCGCGGATTCGCCGCAGAGGAAGGACGCTACGGCGTCCGGTTCAACGCTGTAGGACCAGGCATGTTGACGGACGGAATGGCGGAGCGCCTGATCAGCTCCGCCGAACTCGACCAAGGCGCGCTCGACGTGACGATGAGCCGAATCCCGTTGAAGCGCTTCGGATCAGCTGCCGACATCGCCGAAGCAGTATGTTTCCTCGCAAGCGACGCGGCCGGATTCATCAGCGGTCAGAAGCTCAACGTCGACGGTGGCTACACCGTCTGA
- a CDS encoding LLM class flavin-dependent oxidoreductase, whose amino-acid sequence MTVFAVGIELDGEGTHPAAWRRSSHRPDQLLTGKAVRDRVAAAENAGFTFATFDDSILPPSGDVVGRIDAVSRASYVAATTSTIGLVPVVGTTYAEPFHTSSQLATLDYSSRGRGGWLAVPVEDDAAARAWGRAPVTTESARQQEQRDSVTVVTDLWDSWEDDAVVRDYLSGRFLERDRLHYVNFEGDTFSVKGPAIVPRPPQGQLVVFGRYGEIDPRQPDVVLVSGDSVETIAQSAAKARDEGASLVVAEVDVAFDTPNLSAAQRRTELNSYGNAVVTGRLLLAADPGEAAVVLKELAGHLDGVHFHALVIDEDLPVLAKFVLPTLSKAGLTRRPVPGSTLRGNLGLQRPANRFAHSS is encoded by the coding sequence ATGACTGTATTTGCCGTGGGTATCGAACTGGACGGCGAGGGCACTCACCCCGCTGCCTGGCGCCGAAGCTCACACCGCCCGGACCAGCTGCTCACGGGCAAAGCCGTGCGCGATCGCGTCGCGGCTGCCGAGAATGCCGGCTTCACGTTCGCGACGTTCGACGATTCCATCCTCCCCCCGAGTGGTGACGTCGTCGGCCGCATCGATGCCGTCTCTAGGGCGTCGTACGTGGCGGCGACAACCAGCACGATCGGGCTGGTCCCCGTCGTCGGGACCACGTACGCCGAACCGTTTCATACGTCCTCGCAATTGGCGACGTTGGACTACTCCTCGCGTGGGCGTGGCGGCTGGCTTGCTGTTCCGGTCGAAGACGATGCCGCGGCGAGGGCGTGGGGGAGGGCTCCGGTAACAACGGAGTCGGCGCGTCAGCAAGAGCAGCGGGATTCGGTCACCGTTGTGACCGATCTCTGGGACTCGTGGGAGGACGACGCCGTCGTTCGTGACTATCTCAGTGGGCGTTTCCTCGAACGTGATCGTCTGCATTACGTCAATTTCGAGGGCGACACGTTCTCGGTGAAGGGGCCGGCAATCGTTCCGCGGCCGCCTCAAGGCCAGTTGGTGGTGTTCGGCCGCTACGGCGAAATCGATCCACGCCAGCCGGATGTTGTTCTCGTTTCGGGTGATTCGGTGGAGACCATTGCACAGTCGGCTGCCAAGGCGCGCGATGAGGGCGCGTCATTGGTGGTCGCCGAGGTCGATGTGGCATTCGATACGCCGAATCTGTCTGCGGCGCAGCGGAGGACCGAGCTGAACTCGTACGGGAATGCCGTCGTCACCGGCCGACTGCTCCTGGCTGCAGATCCGGGGGAAGCGGCCGTGGTTCTGAAGGAATTGGCCGGACACCTCGACGGTGTTCATTTCCATGCTCTCGTGATCGACGAGGACCTTCCGGTGCTGGCCAAATTCGTGCTTCCGACGCTGTCCAAGGCCGGGTTGACGCGACGCCCGGTTCCGGGATCGACCCTGAGGGGCAACCTCGGTCTGCAGCGGCCCGCAAATCGATTCGCCCACTCCTCCTGA
- a CDS encoding MFS transporter: MVVCVAAGFTTLLDSAVLGIGVPSIRASLGASTSEVQWILASYSLTFGLALVPAGRLGDVVGRRRLFLAGLSIFAVMGILGACASDPSMIVLARLGQGIGAGTISSQVLGIITDRVSGKARAKALGAYSTAGGLAGVSGPILGGVLLKYSDADFGWRLLLVLNVPFAVITLILAFRFLRRDRTTRSGASIDPVGLCLLATTTGLLLWPIVTRTSVTVAAAFLIGAFGAAVAFWFWERRYAERGGTPVLLPSLIASRGFRLGTTVALFWFGSILAVNAVLSLYLIEGLGFAPLSAALIMTGSSLAMALTSAFGWRLVAGFGRSAVVFAIVGEILVILGYIAAVNLIPREHLIPVLVVLAVLSGVASGLVDAPNRVLTLEYAPPGANGVAAGFLQLSQRLSATISLAAVSGLYLGVLGCSPDGYGRAFGIALAVCVVMLTLSLAGAVADRRRRRT, translated from the coding sequence ATCGTCGTCTGCGTAGCTGCGGGTTTCACCACCCTTCTCGATTCGGCGGTGCTCGGAATCGGGGTTCCGTCGATCCGGGCGTCGCTGGGCGCGTCGACCTCGGAGGTGCAGTGGATCCTTGCGAGCTATTCGCTGACTTTCGGCTTGGCCCTGGTGCCGGCGGGCCGACTCGGTGACGTCGTCGGGCGTCGACGCTTGTTCTTGGCGGGCCTGAGCATTTTCGCGGTGATGGGAATCCTCGGAGCGTGTGCGTCGGATCCGTCGATGATCGTGTTGGCTCGTCTTGGGCAGGGGATCGGCGCAGGCACCATCAGTTCGCAGGTGCTCGGCATCATCACCGACCGGGTGTCCGGAAAGGCTCGGGCGAAGGCGTTGGGCGCGTACAGCACCGCGGGTGGTCTGGCCGGCGTTTCCGGACCGATCCTCGGTGGCGTTCTGCTGAAGTATTCTGACGCCGACTTCGGATGGCGGTTGCTTCTCGTTCTCAACGTGCCGTTTGCCGTGATCACTCTGATTTTGGCGTTTCGCTTTCTGCGCCGTGATCGAACTACCCGATCGGGCGCGTCGATCGATCCGGTTGGGCTGTGTCTGCTGGCGACTACGACCGGGCTCCTGTTGTGGCCCATCGTGACCCGGACCAGTGTCACTGTGGCTGCGGCTTTCCTGATCGGTGCGTTCGGCGCTGCCGTTGCCTTCTGGTTCTGGGAACGTCGGTACGCCGAGCGCGGCGGGACGCCGGTACTGCTTCCGTCGTTGATCGCCTCGCGGGGCTTCCGGTTGGGTACGACGGTTGCACTCTTCTGGTTCGGATCCATCCTCGCCGTCAACGCGGTGCTCAGCCTCTATCTGATCGAGGGTTTGGGCTTCGCCCCGCTGAGTGCGGCGTTGATCATGACCGGTAGCTCACTCGCGATGGCATTGACGTCGGCTTTCGGATGGCGGCTGGTTGCCGGGTTCGGCCGAAGTGCAGTGGTTTTTGCCATCGTCGGCGAGATCCTTGTCATCCTCGGCTACATCGCAGCGGTCAATCTGATTCCGCGGGAACATCTGATCCCGGTGCTGGTGGTCCTGGCGGTGTTGTCGGGAGTTGCCAGCGGTTTGGTCGACGCGCCCAATCGGGTACTGACTCTCGAATATGCACCGCCGGGCGCGAACGGTGTTGCGGCGGGTTTCCTTCAACTGTCTCAGCGCCTGTCAGCGACCATCTCGCTGGCCGCGGTATCGGGGTTGTATCTCGGTGTACTCGGATGCTCGCCCGACGGATACGGACGTGCGTTCGGGATCGCGCTTGCCGTCTGCGTGGTCATGTTGACGCTCTCGTTGGCGGGAGCGGTGGCAGACCGACGCCGGCGAAGGACGTGA
- the ftsW gene encoding putative lipid II flippase FtsW, whose translation MIVGLVVLIVAFGLLMVLSSSGVESYVLSGTSYARFWPQCMFAAIGLVMFVAVVRLPTETMRRASPWLLILCLVLLVLVLIPGIGSEQMGARSWFVIAGISFQPSELAKLALAIWSAATVASFMKARMDVNRALPVIGGTTLLVLVLVVLEKDLGTTITIGIIFMSVLWFGLFRMKTFISLTLGSAVAFLVLGLTAGYRSDRIKAFLNPDLDPQGLNFQSTQAKYALANGGIFGRGLGQSDAKWSYLPQAHNDFIFAVIGEELGLVGALIVVALFAAVLIVGLRIAKRSTDPFLKVMTATATTLIVVQAFINIAYVVGLIPVTGLQLPLISAGGTSMITTLLMFGLIAHAAFREPEAVASAESSGRGWIPLVFGKPRFGIAKKPQTDRRRPPARRAQPAPTGQRRPERRAPQPDRRRAPAPGRRAPSRDWSEDPRRRGRSDRPRRAS comes from the coding sequence ATGATCGTCGGTCTGGTCGTGCTGATCGTCGCGTTCGGACTGCTGATGGTGCTGTCGTCTTCGGGCGTCGAATCCTATGTGTTGTCCGGGACGTCCTATGCCAGATTCTGGCCCCAGTGCATGTTCGCGGCGATCGGCTTGGTGATGTTCGTGGCAGTCGTGCGGTTGCCGACCGAAACAATGCGTAGAGCCTCCCCGTGGCTGCTGATCCTGTGTCTTGTTCTGCTTGTCCTGGTGCTGATTCCAGGTATCGGCTCGGAACAAATGGGTGCTCGCAGCTGGTTCGTGATCGCGGGCATTTCCTTCCAGCCGTCGGAGCTGGCCAAACTTGCTCTGGCGATCTGGTCCGCAGCGACGGTTGCGTCGTTCATGAAGGCGCGGATGGACGTCAACCGCGCGCTGCCGGTGATCGGCGGTACGACGTTGCTGGTTCTGGTTCTGGTGGTGTTGGAGAAGGACCTCGGAACCACCATCACCATCGGCATCATTTTCATGTCGGTGCTGTGGTTCGGGCTGTTCCGGATGAAGACATTCATCAGCCTCACACTCGGTTCCGCAGTCGCATTTCTCGTGCTCGGGCTTACTGCTGGTTACCGCTCGGATCGCATCAAGGCTTTCCTCAATCCTGATCTCGACCCGCAGGGTTTGAACTTCCAGAGCACTCAGGCCAAGTACGCACTGGCGAACGGAGGCATCTTCGGGCGCGGTCTAGGACAGTCCGACGCCAAATGGAGCTATCTCCCGCAGGCGCACAACGACTTCATTTTTGCCGTGATCGGTGAAGAGTTGGGTCTGGTCGGCGCGCTGATCGTCGTCGCTCTCTTTGCCGCGGTTCTGATCGTCGGGCTGCGGATCGCGAAACGGTCCACTGATCCGTTCCTCAAAGTCATGACAGCGACGGCAACGACGTTGATCGTCGTGCAGGCGTTCATCAACATCGCCTACGTCGTCGGCCTGATTCCGGTGACCGGTCTGCAACTACCGCTCATCTCGGCGGGCGGAACGTCGATGATCACCACCCTGCTGATGTTCGGGCTCATCGCGCACGCAGCCTTCCGTGAGCCCGAGGCTGTCGCCTCGGCCGAGAGCAGCGGTCGCGGTTGGATACCGCTGGTCTTCGGCAAGCCTCGGTTCGGCATTGCCAAGAAGCCACAGACCGATCGACGGAGGCCGCCAGCTCGCCGCGCCCAGCCTGCTCCAACTGGGCAACGCCGACCGGAACGACGGGCACCACAACCCGACAGACGCCGGGCTCCAGCTCCGGGCCGACGCGCACCCTCTCGCGACTGGTCGGAAGATCCACGTAGACGCGGCCGATCCGATCGGCCGCGGCGCGCTTCCTGA
- a CDS encoding VIT1/CCC1 transporter family protein gives MSGDSVQLTDGAPGGESEPHAPSLNNRLNWLRAGVLGANDGIVSTAGLVVGVAAATTERSAIFTAGFAGLVAGAVSMALGEYVSVSAQRDTERALLQKEKKELLETPEAELQELTEIYENKGLSPETARRVAEELTEHDAFAAHVEVELGIDPDDLTNPWHAAISSAISFTIGAAIPLVAILVPPTGIRVPIAFFAVLIALALTGTISATLGGARKTRAVLRVVIGGALAMAVTYGVGQLVGTGLA, from the coding sequence ATGTCCGGAGACAGTGTGCAGTTGACCGACGGGGCGCCCGGTGGGGAATCGGAACCTCACGCACCGAGTTTGAACAATCGCCTCAACTGGCTGCGTGCAGGTGTTCTGGGTGCAAACGACGGAATCGTCTCGACCGCAGGTCTCGTGGTCGGTGTTGCGGCAGCCACGACCGAGCGCTCCGCGATCTTCACAGCAGGTTTTGCTGGACTGGTTGCCGGCGCTGTGTCCATGGCGTTGGGCGAGTACGTCTCGGTCAGCGCTCAGCGGGATACCGAACGCGCACTCCTGCAGAAGGAGAAGAAGGAACTCCTCGAGACCCCGGAGGCTGAACTTCAGGAACTGACCGAGATCTACGAGAACAAGGGATTGAGTCCGGAGACGGCCCGCCGCGTCGCCGAAGAATTAACCGAGCACGACGCCTTCGCGGCGCACGTAGAAGTCGAATTGGGTATCGATCCAGACGATCTCACCAATCCGTGGCACGCGGCGATTTCGTCGGCAATCTCGTTCACGATCGGCGCGGCGATCCCGTTGGTCGCAATTCTGGTGCCGCCGACAGGCATCCGCGTCCCTATCGCATTTTTCGCGGTGCTGATCGCACTTGCGCTGACCGGGACGATCAGCGCGACGCTCGGCGGAGCTCGCAAGACCAGAGCGGTGCTACGCGTGGTGATCGGCGGCGCGCTGGCGATGGCCGTGACGTACGGAGTAGGTCAGTTGGTGGGCACGGGTCTCGCCTGA
- a CDS encoding NtaA/DmoA family FMN-dependent monooxygenase (This protein belongs to a clade of FMN-dependent monooxygenases, within a broader family of flavin-dependent oxidoreductases, the luciferase-like monooxygenase (LMM) family, some of whose members use coenzyme F420 rather than FMN.) — MTASRSAVPRPDAHVHFGVFFQGVNHTTIWSDSASGSQIDFETFRRLVLTAERGLFDAFFLGEGLRLREQNGKILDLDIAGRPDAIAQLAALAGITDKIGLVATQNTTYNEPADLARRLSGLDLLSDGRAGWNAVTTDNAWTGENFRRGGFLDHSLRYERAGQFIETARALWDSWADDAISDSRTSENWSTPGAVGDVRRQTSQFDISVTPTLPRSRQGHPVIFQAGDSPSGRDFAATHADVIFSRHGTHFDGALDFADDIRARLRKAGRPEDDVKILPSTQIVLAENEPEVEEKARWVLEGQFTGQTALSLVGLVWGKDLSDRDPDGPLPEEDPVARPVSETRGSARDGNDPIAIAREWRALAEAKNLSLRQVAIETSQRSGFAGTPGQVADQLVHWVRNGASDGFNISPYLVPTGLDEIVDWLIPELQERGAYRTEYSTSTLREHLGLRPPLTRRTTSEAAG, encoded by the coding sequence ATGACTGCATCACGCTCCGCCGTACCTCGACCCGACGCTCACGTTCACTTCGGTGTCTTCTTCCAGGGGGTCAACCACACCACCATCTGGTCCGATTCCGCGAGCGGATCCCAGATCGACTTCGAGACGTTTCGGCGGTTGGTACTCACCGCCGAGCGAGGTCTGTTCGACGCCTTCTTCCTCGGTGAAGGCCTGCGGCTTCGTGAACAGAACGGCAAGATTCTCGATCTGGATATCGCCGGCCGACCCGACGCCATTGCGCAGTTGGCCGCCCTCGCCGGTATCACCGACAAGATCGGGTTGGTCGCGACACAGAACACCACGTACAACGAACCGGCCGACCTTGCGCGTCGACTCTCCGGCCTCGACCTACTTTCCGACGGACGGGCCGGCTGGAATGCGGTGACCACCGACAACGCGTGGACGGGAGAGAACTTCCGTCGCGGTGGTTTCCTCGACCACTCCCTGCGCTACGAGCGTGCCGGGCAGTTCATCGAAACCGCGCGGGCACTGTGGGATTCGTGGGCCGACGACGCGATCTCGGATTCTCGTACGTCCGAGAACTGGTCTACCCCGGGTGCCGTCGGCGACGTGCGCAGACAGACTTCACAGTTCGACATCTCCGTGACGCCGACGCTTCCCCGAAGCCGCCAGGGGCATCCGGTCATCTTCCAAGCGGGTGATTCCCCGAGTGGACGCGATTTCGCGGCGACCCATGCCGACGTCATCTTCTCGCGACACGGGACTCATTTCGACGGCGCACTCGACTTCGCCGACGACATTCGGGCTCGGTTGCGTAAAGCCGGGCGACCGGAGGACGACGTCAAGATCTTGCCCAGCACGCAGATCGTGTTGGCGGAGAACGAGCCCGAAGTCGAGGAGAAGGCACGGTGGGTCCTCGAAGGCCAGTTCACCGGTCAGACTGCCCTCTCTCTCGTCGGACTGGTGTGGGGTAAGGACCTTTCCGATCGAGACCCCGACGGTCCACTCCCCGAGGAAGATCCGGTTGCCCGCCCGGTTTCGGAGACGCGCGGTTCCGCACGGGACGGCAACGACCCCATTGCGATCGCGCGTGAATGGCGTGCCCTTGCCGAGGCAAAGAATCTGTCCCTACGTCAGGTCGCCATCGAGACCTCGCAGCGTTCGGGTTTTGCGGGCACTCCGGGGCAGGTCGCAGATCAGTTGGTCCATTGGGTGCGCAACGGAGCTTCGGACGGCTTCAACATCTCGCCGTACCTGGTGCCGACCGGGCTCGACGAGATCGTCGACTGGTTGATCCCGGAACTGCAGGAGCGTGGGGCGTACCGCACCGAGTACTCCACGTCGACGCTGCGAGAGCACTTGGGGTTGCGACCGCCGCTCACGCGTCGGACCACGTCTGAAGCTGCGGGGTAA